From the Sebastes fasciatus isolate fSebFas1 chromosome 3, fSebFas1.pri, whole genome shotgun sequence genome, one window contains:
- the dok7b gene encoding protein Dok-7 isoform X2: MTDTVVAEGQVKFRDGKKWKTRCVVLRKPSPVADCLSLLVYKEKKKGKEKGSGHKERLNVTLEGICGVEPGPGYDGVSYTLSILCLAHTLVLGFNNKDALLAWDARVRYSLGEVHRFSVNVEPGTKLESGPASLHLCNNLLVLTRGVPPVVIGHWKLSALRRYGAVPNGFVFEGGTRCGYWAGVFFLSCSEGEQISLLFDCIVRGITPSRTPHGLRPALPDPNADPELAEKRISQEASELEKRLSMLSQCSLASSTASTYSCSTSVAGDDQRSISSSSSSQSDASYGSRFPFWVEPLARPHPFNETASNSSTLKALTSSDDRLYSAVMGSSGTRPSSAQLHPRGLHDSGRQSSLDSGIGIATGSQSSYSGSFSSYTGSLDMASQGGEGEYGSVARLPSPAAPPPPPSSPPAVPPPTPPPQYTPTPYNNSATSSPCPCASRSCSRASQRHSEEYQTPSLLRLRYDTPRSLLQILSLREPSVQEGPPELGRDSRSSGDGGCTQRQRSSNSTIGPRAHCQAVMQRSFSWGSESAPSVDSEGRSTPRPLTVTGGSVCGETQCSHGLDNYITPEQWRSARNRCLTRVANSPSGLSPSADTQDPRLCVREEQDDVGDKLAGPKRSVPSLRPSAPPPLPVGLSMLRPTSARGTFLYDHEAPSTVSLDTGLHSDSTVNYVNIPISLRAATANRELLYTELDLQEPGSAPVSSPHSAVRGNPLQLCRPKEGSIRYAHLDITAMETAQRVGAEHVQGREDRLTQLESRWRGPPN; the protein is encoded by the exons ATGACGGATACAGTTGTCGCGGAGGGACAAGTCAAGTTTAGAGATGGAAAAAAG TGGAAGACTCGGTGCGTCGTCCTTCGGAAGCCCTCTCCGGTCGCAG actgtctgtctctgctggtgtataaggagaagaagaaagggaagGAGAAGGGCAGCGGCCACAAGGAGAGACTCAATGTAACACTGGAG GGGATCTGTGGCGTGGAGCCAGGGCCTGGGTACGACGGGGTGTCCTACACCCTCTCCATCCTCTGTCTGGCGCACACGCTGGTCCTAGGCTTCAACAACAAAGACGCCCTGCTGGCCTGGGATGCCCGCGTCCGCTACAGCCTGGGAGAAG TCCACAGGTTCAGTGTCAACGTCGAGCCAGGTACCAAACTGGAAAGCGGCCCCGCCTCCCTCCACCTGTGCAACAACCTATTGGTCCTTACCAGAGGCGTCCCTCCTGTCGTCATTGGCCACTGGAAGTTGTCGGCGTTGCGCCGATATGGCGCGGTGCCAAACGGCTTCGTGTTTGAGGGGGGGACTCGCTGCGGATACT GGGCTGGTGTTTTCTTCTTGTCCTGTTCAGAAGGAGAGCAGATCAGTCTCTTGTTTGACTGCATTGTCAGGGGCATCACCCCCAGCAGGACCCCCCATGGCCTGCGACCTGCCCTGccag ATCCCAATGCTGATCCAGAGTTGGCAGAGAAACGAATCAGCCAGGAGGCGTCAGAGCTGGAGAAGAGACTCAGCATGCTGTCTCAGTGCAGCCTAGCGAGCAGCACAG CTTCCACTTACAGCTGTAGCACATCTGTTGCCGGGGACGACCAACGCAGcatctccagctcctcctccagccaatcagatgcAAGCTATGGAAGCAGATTTCCCTTTTGGGTGGAGCCGTTAGCCAGACCGCACCCCTTCAACGAGACGGCCTCGAACTCCTCCACGCTGAAGGCTTTGACCAGTTCAGACGATCGGCTTTATTCTGCTGTGATGGGAAGCTCTGGGACTCGTCCGTCCTCCGCCCAGCTCCATCCTCGTGGTCTCCATGACAGCGGGCGGCAGAGCTCGTTAGACAGTGGGATTGGGATAGCGACGGGCAGTCAGTCATCTTACTCAGGGAGCTTCTCCTCGTATACGGGGAGTCTGGACATGGCCAGccagggaggggagggggaatATGGCTCCGTGGCCCGTCTACCTTCTCCAGCtgctccgcctcctcctccctcttcaccTCCTGCTGTTCCTccccccactcctcctcctcagtacACACCTACCCCATATAACAACTCTGCTACCTCCTCCCCTTGCCCTTGTGCCTCCAGATCTTGCTCTCGTGCGTCCCAGAGGCACAGTGAGGAGTATCAAACCCCCAGCCTGCTCAGACTGCGGTACGACACCCCCAGGAGTCTGCTCCAGATCCTGTCGCTGAGGGAACCCTCCGTCCAAGAGGGCCCACCTGAGCTGGGCAGGGACAGCAGGAGCAGTGGGGATGGAGGGTGTACCCAGCGACAAAGGTCAAGCAACAGCACCATAGGACCCAGGGCTCATTGTCAGGCTGTGATGCAGCGCTCTTTCTCCTGGGGCAGTGAGAGTGCGCCCTCTGTGGACAGTGAGGGGAGGTCTACGCCTAGGCCCCTGACGGTGACCGGAGGCTCGGTTTGTGGAGAAACACAG TGCAGTCATGGTTTAGACAACTACATTACACCAGAGCAGTGGCGGTCAGCGAGGAACAGATGCTTGACTCGG gttGCCAACTCTCCATCAGGCCTTTCACCTTCTGCAGATACACAAG ATCCTCGTCTCTGTGTGAGAGAGGAACAGGATGATGTTGGTGATAAGTTAGCAGGTCCGAAGAGGTCGGTGCCCTCTCTGCGACCCTCTGCCCCTCCGCCTCTGCCTGTTGGCCTGAGCATGCTCAGGCCAACATCAGCCCGTG GTACGTTCCTGTATGACCATGAAGCTCCTTCGACGGTATCCCTGGACACTGGGCTCCATAGTGACAGCACTGTTAATTATGTTAACATCCCCATAAGCCTCCGAGCAGCTACAGCCAACAGAGAACTCCTCTACACGGAACTGGACCTGCAGGAGCCCGGGTCAGCGCCAGTCTCCAGTCCGCACAGTGCTGTCAGAGGTAACCCTTTGCAGCTCTGCAGACCCA AAGAGGGCTCCATCAGGTACGCCCACCTCGACATCACTGCCATGGAAACAGCTCAGCGAGTGGGGGCGGAGCATGTTCAGGGCAGGGAGGACAGACTGACTCAGCTGGAGAGCAGGTGGCGAGGGCCACCAAACTGA
- the dok7b gene encoding protein Dok-7 isoform X3 encodes MTDTVVAEGQVKFRDGKKWKTRCVVLRKPSPVADCLSLLVYKEKKKGKEKGSGHKERLNVTLEGICGVEPGPGYDGVSYTLSILCLAHTLVLGFNNKDALLAWDARVRYSLGEVHRFSVNVEPGTKLESGPASLHLCNNLLVLTRGVPPVVIGHWKLSALRRYGAVPNGFVFEGGTRCGYWAGVFFLSCSEGEQISLLFDCIVRGITPSRTPHGLRPALPADPNADPELAEKRISQEASELEKRLSMLSQCSLASSTASTYSCSTSVAGDDQRSISSSSSSQSDASYGSRFPFWVEPLARPHPFNETASNSSTLKALTSSDDRLYSAVMGSSGTRPSSAQLHPRGLHDSGRQSSLDSGIGIATGSQSSYSGSFSSYTGSLDMASQGGEGEYGSVARLPSPAAPPPPPSSPPAVPPPTPPPQYTPTPYNNSATSSPCPCASRSCSRASQRHSEEYQTPSLLRLRYDTPRSLLQILSLREPSVQEGPPELGRDSRSSGDGGCTQRQRSSNSTIGPRAHCQAVMQRSFSWGSESAPSVDSEGRSTPRPLTVTGGSVCGETQCSHGLDNYITPEQWRSARNRCLTRVANSPSGLSPSADTQDPRLCVREEQDDVGDKLAGPKRSVPSLRPSAPPPLPVGLSMLRPTSARGTFLYDHEAPSTVSLDTGLHSDSTVNYVNIPISLRAATANRELLYTELDLQEPGSAPVSSPHSAVREEGSIRYAHLDITAMETAQRVGAEHVQGREDRLTQLESRWRGPPN; translated from the exons ATGACGGATACAGTTGTCGCGGAGGGACAAGTCAAGTTTAGAGATGGAAAAAAG TGGAAGACTCGGTGCGTCGTCCTTCGGAAGCCCTCTCCGGTCGCAG actgtctgtctctgctggtgtataaggagaagaagaaagggaagGAGAAGGGCAGCGGCCACAAGGAGAGACTCAATGTAACACTGGAG GGGATCTGTGGCGTGGAGCCAGGGCCTGGGTACGACGGGGTGTCCTACACCCTCTCCATCCTCTGTCTGGCGCACACGCTGGTCCTAGGCTTCAACAACAAAGACGCCCTGCTGGCCTGGGATGCCCGCGTCCGCTACAGCCTGGGAGAAG TCCACAGGTTCAGTGTCAACGTCGAGCCAGGTACCAAACTGGAAAGCGGCCCCGCCTCCCTCCACCTGTGCAACAACCTATTGGTCCTTACCAGAGGCGTCCCTCCTGTCGTCATTGGCCACTGGAAGTTGTCGGCGTTGCGCCGATATGGCGCGGTGCCAAACGGCTTCGTGTTTGAGGGGGGGACTCGCTGCGGATACT GGGCTGGTGTTTTCTTCTTGTCCTGTTCAGAAGGAGAGCAGATCAGTCTCTTGTTTGACTGCATTGTCAGGGGCATCACCCCCAGCAGGACCCCCCATGGCCTGCGACCTGCCCTGccag CAGATCCCAATGCTGATCCAGAGTTGGCAGAGAAACGAATCAGCCAGGAGGCGTCAGAGCTGGAGAAGAGACTCAGCATGCTGTCTCAGTGCAGCCTAGCGAGCAGCACAG CTTCCACTTACAGCTGTAGCACATCTGTTGCCGGGGACGACCAACGCAGcatctccagctcctcctccagccaatcagatgcAAGCTATGGAAGCAGATTTCCCTTTTGGGTGGAGCCGTTAGCCAGACCGCACCCCTTCAACGAGACGGCCTCGAACTCCTCCACGCTGAAGGCTTTGACCAGTTCAGACGATCGGCTTTATTCTGCTGTGATGGGAAGCTCTGGGACTCGTCCGTCCTCCGCCCAGCTCCATCCTCGTGGTCTCCATGACAGCGGGCGGCAGAGCTCGTTAGACAGTGGGATTGGGATAGCGACGGGCAGTCAGTCATCTTACTCAGGGAGCTTCTCCTCGTATACGGGGAGTCTGGACATGGCCAGccagggaggggagggggaatATGGCTCCGTGGCCCGTCTACCTTCTCCAGCtgctccgcctcctcctccctcttcaccTCCTGCTGTTCCTccccccactcctcctcctcagtacACACCTACCCCATATAACAACTCTGCTACCTCCTCCCCTTGCCCTTGTGCCTCCAGATCTTGCTCTCGTGCGTCCCAGAGGCACAGTGAGGAGTATCAAACCCCCAGCCTGCTCAGACTGCGGTACGACACCCCCAGGAGTCTGCTCCAGATCCTGTCGCTGAGGGAACCCTCCGTCCAAGAGGGCCCACCTGAGCTGGGCAGGGACAGCAGGAGCAGTGGGGATGGAGGGTGTACCCAGCGACAAAGGTCAAGCAACAGCACCATAGGACCCAGGGCTCATTGTCAGGCTGTGATGCAGCGCTCTTTCTCCTGGGGCAGTGAGAGTGCGCCCTCTGTGGACAGTGAGGGGAGGTCTACGCCTAGGCCCCTGACGGTGACCGGAGGCTCGGTTTGTGGAGAAACACAG TGCAGTCATGGTTTAGACAACTACATTACACCAGAGCAGTGGCGGTCAGCGAGGAACAGATGCTTGACTCGG gttGCCAACTCTCCATCAGGCCTTTCACCTTCTGCAGATACACAAG ATCCTCGTCTCTGTGTGAGAGAGGAACAGGATGATGTTGGTGATAAGTTAGCAGGTCCGAAGAGGTCGGTGCCCTCTCTGCGACCCTCTGCCCCTCCGCCTCTGCCTGTTGGCCTGAGCATGCTCAGGCCAACATCAGCCCGTG GTACGTTCCTGTATGACCATGAAGCTCCTTCGACGGTATCCCTGGACACTGGGCTCCATAGTGACAGCACTGTTAATTATGTTAACATCCCCATAAGCCTCCGAGCAGCTACAGCCAACAGAGAACTCCTCTACACGGAACTGGACCTGCAGGAGCCCGGGTCAGCGCCAGTCTCCAGTCCGCACAGTGCTGTCAGAG AAGAGGGCTCCATCAGGTACGCCCACCTCGACATCACTGCCATGGAAACAGCTCAGCGAGTGGGGGCGGAGCATGTTCAGGGCAGGGAGGACAGACTGACTCAGCTGGAGAGCAGGTGGCGAGGGCCACCAAACTGA
- the dok7b gene encoding protein Dok-7 isoform X1 translates to MTDTVVAEGQVKFRDGKKWKTRCVVLRKPSPVADCLSLLVYKEKKKGKEKGSGHKERLNVTLEGICGVEPGPGYDGVSYTLSILCLAHTLVLGFNNKDALLAWDARVRYSLGEVHRFSVNVEPGTKLESGPASLHLCNNLLVLTRGVPPVVIGHWKLSALRRYGAVPNGFVFEGGTRCGYWAGVFFLSCSEGEQISLLFDCIVRGITPSRTPHGLRPALPADPNADPELAEKRISQEASELEKRLSMLSQCSLASSTASTYSCSTSVAGDDQRSISSSSSSQSDASYGSRFPFWVEPLARPHPFNETASNSSTLKALTSSDDRLYSAVMGSSGTRPSSAQLHPRGLHDSGRQSSLDSGIGIATGSQSSYSGSFSSYTGSLDMASQGGEGEYGSVARLPSPAAPPPPPSSPPAVPPPTPPPQYTPTPYNNSATSSPCPCASRSCSRASQRHSEEYQTPSLLRLRYDTPRSLLQILSLREPSVQEGPPELGRDSRSSGDGGCTQRQRSSNSTIGPRAHCQAVMQRSFSWGSESAPSVDSEGRSTPRPLTVTGGSVCGETQCSHGLDNYITPEQWRSARNRCLTRVANSPSGLSPSADTQDPRLCVREEQDDVGDKLAGPKRSVPSLRPSAPPPLPVGLSMLRPTSARGTFLYDHEAPSTVSLDTGLHSDSTVNYVNIPISLRAATANRELLYTELDLQEPGSAPVSSPHSAVRGNPLQLCRPKEGSIRYAHLDITAMETAQRVGAEHVQGREDRLTQLESRWRGPPN, encoded by the exons ATGACGGATACAGTTGTCGCGGAGGGACAAGTCAAGTTTAGAGATGGAAAAAAG TGGAAGACTCGGTGCGTCGTCCTTCGGAAGCCCTCTCCGGTCGCAG actgtctgtctctgctggtgtataaggagaagaagaaagggaagGAGAAGGGCAGCGGCCACAAGGAGAGACTCAATGTAACACTGGAG GGGATCTGTGGCGTGGAGCCAGGGCCTGGGTACGACGGGGTGTCCTACACCCTCTCCATCCTCTGTCTGGCGCACACGCTGGTCCTAGGCTTCAACAACAAAGACGCCCTGCTGGCCTGGGATGCCCGCGTCCGCTACAGCCTGGGAGAAG TCCACAGGTTCAGTGTCAACGTCGAGCCAGGTACCAAACTGGAAAGCGGCCCCGCCTCCCTCCACCTGTGCAACAACCTATTGGTCCTTACCAGAGGCGTCCCTCCTGTCGTCATTGGCCACTGGAAGTTGTCGGCGTTGCGCCGATATGGCGCGGTGCCAAACGGCTTCGTGTTTGAGGGGGGGACTCGCTGCGGATACT GGGCTGGTGTTTTCTTCTTGTCCTGTTCAGAAGGAGAGCAGATCAGTCTCTTGTTTGACTGCATTGTCAGGGGCATCACCCCCAGCAGGACCCCCCATGGCCTGCGACCTGCCCTGccag CAGATCCCAATGCTGATCCAGAGTTGGCAGAGAAACGAATCAGCCAGGAGGCGTCAGAGCTGGAGAAGAGACTCAGCATGCTGTCTCAGTGCAGCCTAGCGAGCAGCACAG CTTCCACTTACAGCTGTAGCACATCTGTTGCCGGGGACGACCAACGCAGcatctccagctcctcctccagccaatcagatgcAAGCTATGGAAGCAGATTTCCCTTTTGGGTGGAGCCGTTAGCCAGACCGCACCCCTTCAACGAGACGGCCTCGAACTCCTCCACGCTGAAGGCTTTGACCAGTTCAGACGATCGGCTTTATTCTGCTGTGATGGGAAGCTCTGGGACTCGTCCGTCCTCCGCCCAGCTCCATCCTCGTGGTCTCCATGACAGCGGGCGGCAGAGCTCGTTAGACAGTGGGATTGGGATAGCGACGGGCAGTCAGTCATCTTACTCAGGGAGCTTCTCCTCGTATACGGGGAGTCTGGACATGGCCAGccagggaggggagggggaatATGGCTCCGTGGCCCGTCTACCTTCTCCAGCtgctccgcctcctcctccctcttcaccTCCTGCTGTTCCTccccccactcctcctcctcagtacACACCTACCCCATATAACAACTCTGCTACCTCCTCCCCTTGCCCTTGTGCCTCCAGATCTTGCTCTCGTGCGTCCCAGAGGCACAGTGAGGAGTATCAAACCCCCAGCCTGCTCAGACTGCGGTACGACACCCCCAGGAGTCTGCTCCAGATCCTGTCGCTGAGGGAACCCTCCGTCCAAGAGGGCCCACCTGAGCTGGGCAGGGACAGCAGGAGCAGTGGGGATGGAGGGTGTACCCAGCGACAAAGGTCAAGCAACAGCACCATAGGACCCAGGGCTCATTGTCAGGCTGTGATGCAGCGCTCTTTCTCCTGGGGCAGTGAGAGTGCGCCCTCTGTGGACAGTGAGGGGAGGTCTACGCCTAGGCCCCTGACGGTGACCGGAGGCTCGGTTTGTGGAGAAACACAG TGCAGTCATGGTTTAGACAACTACATTACACCAGAGCAGTGGCGGTCAGCGAGGAACAGATGCTTGACTCGG gttGCCAACTCTCCATCAGGCCTTTCACCTTCTGCAGATACACAAG ATCCTCGTCTCTGTGTGAGAGAGGAACAGGATGATGTTGGTGATAAGTTAGCAGGTCCGAAGAGGTCGGTGCCCTCTCTGCGACCCTCTGCCCCTCCGCCTCTGCCTGTTGGCCTGAGCATGCTCAGGCCAACATCAGCCCGTG GTACGTTCCTGTATGACCATGAAGCTCCTTCGACGGTATCCCTGGACACTGGGCTCCATAGTGACAGCACTGTTAATTATGTTAACATCCCCATAAGCCTCCGAGCAGCTACAGCCAACAGAGAACTCCTCTACACGGAACTGGACCTGCAGGAGCCCGGGTCAGCGCCAGTCTCCAGTCCGCACAGTGCTGTCAGAGGTAACCCTTTGCAGCTCTGCAGACCCA AAGAGGGCTCCATCAGGTACGCCCACCTCGACATCACTGCCATGGAAACAGCTCAGCGAGTGGGGGCGGAGCATGTTCAGGGCAGGGAGGACAGACTGACTCAGCTGGAGAGCAGGTGGCGAGGGCCACCAAACTGA